In Catenulispora sp. MAP5-51, the genomic stretch GACAACGGCGCAGGGTTCTGGCAGGCGCTGTCCGCCCCTGACGCCGCCCGGCTCGACGGACTCCGGTACGCGGTCCTGGCCCTGGGCGACTCCAACTACGACGACTTCTGCGGACACGGCCGGCGGATCGACGAACGGCTCGCCGAACTCGGCGCCACGCGGCTTCTGGACCGGACCGACTGCGAACCGGACTACGAAGACCCCGCCGATCAGTGGCTGGGCAGCATCATCAGCGTCCTGGCACAGCCGATTGCCGTGCCCGCGGCCGTCGAGGCAGCGCCGAACCCGACGAATCCACCTCCGGCCGCAACTGCCCCGGCCTTTGCGCCGACTACAGCGCCGACCGCCCCGCCAGCCTCCGCGCCGACCACCGGCCCCGCCCCCGCATCCGCCTACACCAAAGCCTCGCCGTTCTCGACCCTGCTCGTCGGAAACCGCCTGCTGAGCCTGCCCGGCTCCGGCAAGGAGATCCGCCAGTTCGCCTTCGACACCCGCGAGGGCCAACTGGCCTACCAGGCCGGCGACGCCCTCGGCGTGTGGCCCGTCAACGGCGCCGACCTGGTCGCCGAGTGGCTCGCGCTCACCGGCGCCGATCCCGCCGAGCCGGTCGAGCTGGTCCAGGCCGGCGGCGCCGCGCCGCTGCCGCTGGCCGAGGCCCTGCGTACCCGCATGGACATCACGCGCATCACCACCGCCCTGCTGAAGTTCGTGGCCGACCGGACCGGCAACCACGACCTGAAACGGCTGGTGCGTCCGGACAACAAGGACGAACTCGCCAAGTGGGCCTGGGGCCGCCAGGCCGCCGACCTGCTCGCGGCGTTCCCGGTCCGGGCCCCGGCCGCCGAGTGGGTCAGGGTGCTCAAACGCCTGCAGCCGCGCCTGTACTCGATCTCCTCCAGCCCGCTGGCCCACCCCGGCCAGGTCCGCCTCACCGTCTCGGTCGTCCGCTACAGCGGCGAGAGCGGCCGGGACCGGGGCGGCGTGTGCTCGACGTACCTGGCTGACCACGCCGACGACGGCCCGGTGCAGGTCTTCGTCCAGTCCTCCCCGCACTTCCGCCCGCCGGCCGACCCCGCCACCCCCACGATCATGATCGGCCCCGGAACCGGCGTCGCACCGTTCATCGGCTTCCTGGAGGAGCGCCGCGAACGCGGCCACACCGGCGCCAACTGGCTCTTCTTCGGCGAACAGCATCAGGCCACTGACTTCTACTACCGCGAGGAACTGGAGGCACACCGGGCATCGGGCCTGCTGGACCGCCTGGACGTCGCCTTCTCCCGCGACCAGCGCGCCAAGATCTACGTCCAGGACCGGATGCGCGACCACGGCGTCCGGCTGTGGCGCCGGCTGCAGGAAGGCGCCCACCTCTACGTCTGCGGCGACGCCACGCGCATGGCCAAGGACGTCGACCAGGCGCTGAGGGACATCGCCATGGCCCACGGCGGCATGGAAGAGCAGGAGGCCGCCGCCTATCTGCGGCGGCTGGCGGGGGACAAGCGGTACGTGCGCGACGTCTACTGAGCCGATTCCCAGCCGGGCTCGCCTGCCCCGTACGAGTCCGGGTGTAAGGACTCGGGCCGGCCGCCAGCCGCCGGCTGACTTCGGCCAGACCTCAGCCGATGTCCAACAGCTGTTCGTAGAACCCGCCGAACCCGCCGGCGGGTTCTACGAGGTGGATCTCCAGGATCCAGTGGCAGACGCGCCCGGCGCGGTCCGTGCCGCGCATCGGCGTGGTGTTGCCCGGGGCGATGTAGGAGTGGATGCGCTCGGCGTCCATGATCTCGTGCGGGAACTCGCCGACCAGGTGGCCGGCGAAGCCGGTGCCGCCGAGGTGCCAGCCGGCTTCGCGGGCCAGCCGGTCGATCTCGGCGTGCAGCTGCGCGCCGGTGATGGCGGGGTGCTCGGCGAAGAAGCGGCGGCCGGCGTCGAAGATGCGGGGGAGGTCGGCGGTCAGGCGGAGTTTGACCGGGTCGTCGCCCAGGACGTAGGTGCGGCCGAGGTCGGCTTCGAATTCGGCGAAGATCGGGCCGAAGTCGGCGAAGGCGATGTCGTCGTGCTGCAGGATGCGGTCCGGGGGGTTGTCGTTGTAGGGCAGCAGGGTGTTGGGGCCGGAGCGGATGATGCGCTTGTGCCAGTGGCGGGTGGCGCCGAACAGGTCGTCGGCCAGGTCCCGGATCCGGTCGCTGATCGCCTTCTCGGACTGCCCGGCCGCGATCAGGCCGTGTTCGACCACTGTGTCGAACAACTTGATGGCGTTGGCCTGCGCCTCCAGCAGCCGCCGGATTCGGAACTCCTCGGCGGTCGCGGAGTCGACGTACACCCACGCCTTCGCCCCGGAGCGCAGCTC encodes the following:
- a CDS encoding M24 family metallopeptidase, which gives rise to MYVDSATAEEFRIRRLLEAQANAIKLFDTVVEHGLIAAGQSEKAISDRIRDLADDLFGATRHWHKRIIRSGPNTLLPYNDNPPDRILQHDDIAFADFGPIFAEFEADLGRTYVLGDDPVKLRLTADLPRIFDAGRRFFAEHPAITGAQLHAEIDRLAREAGWHLGGTGFAGHLVGEFPHEIMDAERIHSYIAPGNTTPMRGTDRAGRVCHWILEIHLVEPAGGFGGFYEQLLDIG